Proteins from a genomic interval of Pseudoruegeria sp. SHC-113:
- a CDS encoding ribose-phosphate pyrophosphokinase: MRTNNEPKLIAGNANKSLAKAVARRMSMHRGMNVGLVDARVERFNDGEIFVEVFENVRGEDMFIIQPTSNPANDNLMELLIIADALRRSSAGRITAVIPYFGYARQDRRTKARTPITAKLVANMLVEAGVERVLTMDLHATQIQGFFDIPVDNLYASPIFALDIAHHFKDQMDELMVVSPDVGGVARARELAKRIDSPLSIVDKRREKPGEVAEMTVIGDVKGKVCLIVDDLCDTAGTLCKAAEHLMEQGAKEVHSYITHGVLSGPAVGRVTNSVMKSLVITDTIEATPAVKKAENIRIVPTAPIFAQAILNTWNGTSVSSLFDLDTLGPIYEGLYTQD, encoded by the coding sequence ATGCGCACCAACAATGAGCCCAAGCTGATCGCTGGCAACGCCAACAAGTCCCTCGCCAAGGCGGTGGCCCGCCGCATGTCGATGCACCGCGGCATGAACGTCGGCCTCGTGGATGCCCGCGTGGAACGCTTCAACGACGGCGAGATCTTTGTCGAGGTCTTCGAGAACGTGCGCGGCGAGGATATGTTCATCATCCAGCCCACCTCGAACCCGGCCAATGACAACCTGATGGAACTGCTGATCATCGCCGACGCGCTGCGCCGCTCCTCGGCCGGGCGCATCACCGCCGTGATCCCCTATTTCGGCTACGCCCGTCAGGACCGCCGCACCAAGGCCCGCACGCCGATCACCGCCAAGCTCGTGGCCAACATGCTGGTGGAAGCCGGTGTTGAGCGGGTGCTGACGATGGATCTGCACGCCACCCAGATCCAGGGTTTCTTCGACATCCCGGTGGACAACCTCTACGCCTCGCCGATCTTCGCGCTCGATATCGCGCATCACTTCAAGGATCAGATGGACGAGCTGATGGTCGTTTCGCCGGACGTGGGCGGCGTGGCCCGCGCCCGCGAGCTCGCGAAGCGGATCGACAGCCCGCTCTCCATCGTCGACAAGCGCCGCGAGAAGCCCGGCGAAGTGGCCGAGATGACGGTTATCGGCGATGTGAAAGGCAAGGTCTGCCTGATCGTGGACGACCTTTGCGACACCGCAGGCACGCTCTGCAAGGCCGCCGAGCACCTGATGGAGCAAGGTGCCAAGGAAGTGCACAGCTACATCACCCACGGTGTGCTCTCCGGCCCCGCCGTGGGCCGTGTCACGAACTCCGTGATGAAGAGCCTCGTGATCACCGACACGATCGAGGCCACGCCGGCCGTGAAAAAGGCCGAGAACATCCGCATCGTCCCCACCGCGCCGATCTTCGCGCAGGCGATCCTGAACACCTGGAACGGCACTTCCGTCTCCTCGCTGTTTGATCTGGACACGCTGGGCCCGATCTACGAAGGGCTCTACACGCAGGACTGA
- a CDS encoding 2-hydroxychromene-2-carboxylate isomerase, giving the protein MARIDYYFATVSPFTYIAGTRLEEIAARHGAEIAYKPLDIMALFARTGGTPPKDRHPSRQEYRLQEMRRQAAKNGMPINLKPAFWPANPAPSSYALIAAQKAGGGDLGALVAGFTRACWAEDRNIAEDEVIRDCLAAAGFDPALANAGLLEGAEAYVRNLEEAVEAGAFGAPFYIVGEERFWGQDRLAELDAYLSTHG; this is encoded by the coding sequence ATGGCACGGATTGACTATTATTTCGCGACGGTTTCACCGTTCACCTACATCGCGGGCACGCGGCTAGAGGAGATCGCGGCCCGGCACGGAGCCGAGATTGCCTATAAGCCGCTCGACATCATGGCGCTGTTTGCGCGCACCGGCGGCACGCCGCCAAAGGATCGCCACCCCTCCCGTCAGGAATACCGACTGCAGGAGATGCGCCGGCAGGCGGCCAAGAACGGGATGCCGATCAACCTGAAGCCCGCCTTCTGGCCTGCCAACCCTGCGCCCTCGTCTTATGCGCTCATCGCTGCGCAGAAGGCCGGCGGCGGCGATCTGGGCGCGCTGGTGGCCGGCTTCACCCGCGCCTGCTGGGCCGAGGACCGCAACATCGCCGAGGACGAGGTGATCCGCGATTGCCTCGCGGCGGCGGGCTTTGATCCGGCGCTGGCCAATGCCGGACTGCTGGAGGGGGCCGAGGCCTATGTGCGCAATCTCGAAGAGGCGGTTGAGGCCGGGGCTTTTGGGGCGCCGTTCTACATCGTTGGAGAAGAGCGGTTTTGGGGGCAGGACCGGCTCGCGGAGCTGGATGCATACCTGAGCACGCATGGATAG
- a CDS encoding threonine aldolase family protein: protein MFFASDNAGPAHPQVMEALLAANTGHARPYGNDDLSRQAVEAIHALFEAPQASVHLVATGTAANALSLAALTPPWGTAFCADLAHVEEDECNAPEFFSGGAKLSPVATENAKITPEALKAALARRPKGDVHVPQPSALTLTQATERGTLYTLAELAALTALARENGLATHLDGARFANACAALGCTPAEMTWKAGIDAVSFGGTKNGLLGVEAVIFFDLAHDWELALRRKRAAHLFSKHRFLAAQMLAYLQGGLWLEMAQQANEKAARLAKGLRACPQVTLTHSPEVNMIFARFPAALHTRLQAAGAVYSASETAEGEITARFVTDWSLPEAEIDRFLALL from the coding sequence ATGTTCTTCGCCTCCGACAACGCCGGCCCCGCGCATCCGCAGGTGATGGAGGCGCTGCTGGCCGCCAACACGGGCCACGCGCGCCCCTACGGCAATGATGATCTTTCCCGGCAGGCGGTTGAGGCCATCCACGCCCTGTTTGAGGCGCCGCAGGCCAGCGTGCATCTCGTGGCCACCGGCACCGCCGCCAACGCCCTGAGCCTCGCCGCGCTCACCCCGCCCTGGGGCACCGCCTTCTGCGCCGATCTGGCCCATGTAGAGGAAGACGAATGCAACGCGCCTGAGTTCTTTTCCGGCGGCGCGAAGCTTTCCCCCGTCGCCACCGAGAACGCCAAGATCACGCCGGAAGCCCTCAAGGCCGCGCTGGCCCGCCGCCCGAAGGGTGATGTCCATGTGCCCCAACCCAGCGCGCTCACGCTCACACAGGCCACCGAGCGCGGCACGCTCTACACCCTCGCCGAACTCGCCGCCCTCACAGCACTGGCCCGCGAAAACGGCCTCGCCACCCATCTCGATGGGGCGCGCTTCGCCAATGCCTGCGCCGCCCTCGGCTGCACCCCGGCCGAAATGACGTGGAAAGCCGGCATCGATGCCGTCAGCTTCGGCGGCACCAAAAACGGCCTTCTGGGGGTCGAGGCCGTCATCTTCTTCGATCTCGCACACGACTGGGAGCTTGCCCTGCGCCGCAAACGCGCCGCGCATCTCTTCTCCAAACACCGTTTCCTTGCGGCCCAAATGCTGGCCTACCTGCAAGGCGGCCTCTGGCTGGAAATGGCGCAGCAGGCCAACGAAAAAGCCGCCCGCCTTGCCAAAGGCCTGCGCGCCTGCCCGCAAGTCACCCTCACGCACAGCCCGGAAGTGAACATGATCTTCGCGCGCTTCCCTGCCGCCCTGCACACCCGCCTGCAAGCTGCCGGTGCGGTCTACAGCGCCAGCGAAACGGCCGAGGGCGAAATCACCGCGCGTTTCGTCACAGACTGGTCCCTGCCCGAGGCCGAGATCGACCGCTTCCTCGCCCTGCTCTAA
- a CDS encoding YcgN family cysteine cluster protein, with translation MAAKDPIRRKGLRPRFWERHALNKLTPAEWEALCDGCGKCCLNKLEDADTGEVALTRVACRLLDDESCRCSQYEIRKQFVPECVVLSPKTLPDTAYWMPVTCAYRLLYEGKPLYDWHPLISGTPESVHEAGVSVRGWTVPEFEVPEEEWEDHIIEEPT, from the coding sequence ATGGCCGCCAAGGATCCGATCCGGCGCAAGGGCCTGCGCCCGCGCTTCTGGGAGCGCCATGCGCTGAACAAGCTCACCCCCGCCGAGTGGGAGGCGCTCTGTGACGGCTGCGGCAAATGCTGCCTCAACAAGCTTGAGGACGCCGACACCGGCGAGGTCGCCCTCACCCGCGTTGCCTGCCGCCTGCTGGACGATGAAAGCTGCCGCTGCAGCCAATATGAGATCCGCAAGCAATTCGTACCCGAATGCGTGGTGCTCTCGCCGAAAACCCTGCCCGACACCGCCTATTGGATGCCCGTCACCTGCGCCTATCGCCTGCTCTACGAGGGCAAGCCGCTCTACGATTGGCACCCGCTGATCTCCGGCACGCCCGAAAGCGTGCATGAGGCCGGCGTCTCGGTACGCGGCTGGACGGTGCCCGAGTTCGAGGTGCCGGAAGAAGAGTGGGAAGACCACATCATCGAGGAGCCGACCTGA
- a CDS encoding bifunctional riboflavin kinase/FAD synthetase has protein sequence MRIIRDYQFVEEQDRGAIAAIGNFDGVHIGHQAVIAQTRALAQAAGRPLGVMTFEPHPREYFAPDAPPFRLMNAEAKANRLKRLGVERLYEMNFNATLSALTAEEFAREVISKGLGLSGVVVGADFCFGKGRKGTVADLKTFGAQMGFDVHVVEIVETEAGEVSSTNIRTALTEGRPEDAARMLGHLHRIEGEVIRGDQRGRDLGYPTANMSIAGLHQPMFGVYAVKVDVLSGPHKGSYLGAASIGIRPTFDGKHPNIETFVFDFKGDLYGSHLSVALVAYLRPEERFDSLEALITQMDADCAHARQILASA, from the coding sequence ATGCGGATCATACGAGATTACCAATTCGTCGAAGAGCAGGACCGGGGCGCCATCGCCGCGATCGGCAATTTCGACGGCGTGCACATCGGCCATCAGGCCGTCATCGCCCAGACGCGCGCGCTGGCGCAGGCCGCGGGCCGCCCCCTCGGCGTGATGACCTTCGAGCCCCACCCGCGCGAATATTTCGCACCCGACGCGCCGCCCTTCCGGCTGATGAACGCCGAGGCGAAAGCCAACCGCCTCAAGCGGCTGGGTGTGGAACGGCTCTACGAGATGAACTTCAACGCCACGCTTTCGGCGCTCACCGCTGAAGAGTTCGCGCGCGAGGTGATCAGCAAGGGGCTCGGGCTCTCAGGCGTTGTTGTGGGCGCGGATTTCTGCTTCGGCAAGGGGCGCAAGGGCACGGTTGCGGATCTGAAAACCTTCGGGGCGCAGATGGGCTTTGATGTCCATGTGGTGGAGATCGTGGAGACCGAGGCCGGCGAGGTCTCCTCCACCAACATCCGCACCGCGCTCACCGAAGGCCGCCCCGAAGATGCCGCGCGCATGCTGGGCCATTTGCACCGCATCGAAGGCGAGGTGATCCGCGGCGATCAGCGCGGCCGCGATCTGGGCTATCCGACCGCCAACATGTCCATCGCCGGGCTGCACCAGCCGATGTTCGGCGTGTATGCGGTGAAGGTGGATGTGCTTTCCGGCCCCCATAAGGGCAGCTATCTGGGCGCGGCCTCCATCGGCATCCGCCCCACCTTTGACGGCAAGCATCCCAATATCGAGACCTTCGTCTTCGATTTCAAAGGCGATCTCTACGGCAGCCACCTGTCGGTGGCGCTGGTGGCATATCTGCGGCCCGAGGAGCGGTTTGACAGCCTTGAAGCGCTCATCACCCAGATGGACGCCGACTGCGCCCACGCCCGCCAGATCCTTGCGAGCGCCTGA
- a CDS encoding MaoC family dehydratase — MLDNMPRGTICIEDLEIGMVRSLRKQVTDRDIELFAEVSTDRNPVHLDEAYAQDTIFEGRIAHGMLTAGLISAVIGEQLPGHGTVYMGQSLKFLAPVRPGDVVLAEVEVLEIDHAKRRVRLDTRCLIDGKPVLKGEATVLAPSRKFD; from the coding sequence ATGTTGGACAACATGCCCCGCGGCACCATCTGCATCGAGGATCTGGAGATCGGCATGGTGCGGTCCCTGCGCAAACAGGTCACCGATCGCGACATCGAGCTCTTTGCCGAGGTCTCCACCGACCGCAACCCGGTGCATCTGGACGAGGCCTACGCGCAGGACACGATCTTTGAAGGGCGCATCGCCCATGGCATGCTCACCGCCGGTCTGATCTCTGCGGTGATCGGCGAGCAACTGCCCGGCCATGGCACTGTCTACATGGGCCAGAGCCTGAAGTTCCTCGCCCCCGTGCGCCCTGGTGACGTGGTGCTGGCCGAGGTGGAAGTGCTGGAAATCGATCACGCCAAGCGCCGGGTACGGCTCGACACCCGCTGCCTGATCGACGGCAAACCCGTGCTCAAAGGCGAAGCCACCGTGCTCGCCCCCAGCCGCAAGTTCGACTAA
- a CDS encoding TIGR01459 family HAD-type hydrolase yields the protein MTRIIQSLSEIAAQYDALFVDLWGCMHNGIRPFPEAVAAMQGFRAQGGKVVFVTNAPRHRASVEEQLAKIGVPSDCWDSIATSGDSARAAMFRGAVGEKIFFIGAPHDQSFFDPLKIIEDPVAISQVALEEAEGIVCTGPFDAMADPADLRPQLLYAKQKGLKLLCANPDIVVDRGETREWCAGAVAQLYTEMGGESLYFGKPHPPIYDLARLRLTALGEVIPDSRILAIGDGIRTDIEGALGEDIDSLFITGGLAAAETATREQPDEALLNAYLQKEMMAPTYAIGFLR from the coding sequence ATGACCCGCATCATCCAATCCCTCTCCGAGATCGCCGCGCAATACGATGCCCTCTTCGTCGATCTCTGGGGCTGCATGCACAACGGGATCCGCCCCTTCCCCGAGGCCGTCGCCGCTATGCAGGGCTTTCGCGCGCAGGGCGGCAAGGTGGTTTTCGTCACCAACGCCCCCCGCCACCGCGCCTCGGTGGAGGAACAGCTCGCCAAGATTGGCGTGCCGTCGGATTGCTGGGATTCCATCGCCACCAGCGGCGATTCCGCCCGCGCCGCCATGTTCCGCGGGGCCGTGGGCGAAAAAATCTTCTTCATCGGCGCGCCCCATGATCAGAGCTTCTTCGACCCGCTGAAGATCATCGAGGATCCGGTTGCAATCTCGCAGGTGGCGCTAGAAGAGGCCGAGGGCATTGTCTGCACCGGGCCCTTCGATGCGATGGCCGATCCGGCAGACCTGCGCCCGCAGCTGCTCTATGCCAAGCAGAAGGGGCTGAAGCTGCTCTGCGCCAATCCCGACATCGTGGTGGATCGCGGCGAGACCCGCGAATGGTGCGCCGGTGCCGTGGCGCAGCTTTACACCGAGATGGGCGGCGAGAGCCTCTATTTCGGCAAGCCCCACCCGCCGATCTATGATCTCGCCCGGCTGCGGCTCACCGCCCTTGGCGAGGTCATCCCCGATTCCCGTATCCTCGCCATCGGCGATGGAATCCGCACCGATATCGAAGGCGCTCTGGGCGAGGACATCGACAGCCTCTTCATCACCGGCGGGCTGGCCGCCGCCGAGACCGCGACCCGCGAACAGCCCGATGAAGCCCTGCTAAACGCCTATCTGCAAAAGGAAATGATGGCTCCGACCTATGCCATCGGCTTCCTGCGCTAA